In Telopea speciosissima isolate NSW1024214 ecotype Mountain lineage chromosome 10, Tspe_v1, whole genome shotgun sequence, the DNA window ctccatctccaatcatcctctccatctctgttcaacaaagcggcacttaagtcttgtactctcctcttgtttctctggtctttgaactttgatggtagtagtgaagcaaatgaatctggtgtgatattggtGAGAACGGTTCattctctattctattttattcttgtttttctgtctcttgtagctaatgtgtacagtggagatccatatctggaactctccttcttgtcttgtgttggttaattagtgggaactcatcccccttcacaagaacacatctggttaaaaatatatggctatctcattgtagatagaaagaaatgtaatgttggaagaatgatttaatgataagctaatcaacttgctcatctcattttcagataatctacattcatttcttgtagattattgatattttggtatgttaaatgataatcttagagatgttatataacatattatattattatgtttattttagttcataaaatcatgatattattttatttattaggtggtgaatgcatgttatataataaatatatgtccgtttttttaaaaatattattgccgtctatgccgtattaaacacgtaccatATTATTAtcgtatgcgttttatgaaaccaaatttttgaaaaatattattaccgtctaatccgtttaattgccgtacgtttCCATTTTCGTTCAATTGTCAttcccaaacttactaactaaacGCCAGCCCCGACTCCGTCTCcgtctccccttccctcccgTCCTCCCCGCAACTCCCCCAAATATTATGACTTCTTTTTCAAGGGTTTAACATTCTCCTTAAGAGGTAATTATCGAATTCATTTCCTGTTTGCTGATTGGAGGCGAGAAACTCTGTTTTTGGATCCAAATTAATTCTGAAGATCTTCCATGGCGCAAATACACAGATCCCTGAAACAAGGCTTGTCTGTTAGTGAGATTTGGGTTCGCGAAGAGGGCAGTGGAACTTAATTGATCTAGTGTAATCGCAGCCCGGTTACAATAAATAACAGAGAGTAGGTATGCGGCTCCCCTCTACAGAACACCAAGCTACCATTCTTCCCTACTTGCATCTTCTTCACATTCGCCtccatttttttctatttcttactGACACCAGACGCCAGGGAGTTGTAGGGGGGAGGGCGGAGGTCCAGGAGCAGTGAATtgcaaggaagagagaggagaggcgGGAGGGCAGAGTGGCAGCAGGGAGCTGCTGGAATGGATGGATGAGGGAGATGATGGGGCAGGGTTGGGGCAGCGGGCCGTAGAGGTAGGACtgaggagaaaggaaaggaggGGAAGAAAGACCTAGCCGGAGCCAGCGAGGGAGGCGAGAGAGTAGTCGGAgatagagaagaaggggagaggaagaaaaattgggggttggttacaaacagctttaacctttatttttatttttttataaactgaatcaacatgagttcttatcaacaaaaaagaaagaagaaaagatcgAAATTCCCTGAAAGGAGATCGAAATTAAGCATCATGGATCAGTAATGGATGACATAAACATTATACTCCACCACAGCATCCTCAGATTTAGGATCGAACCAGTGAGTCTTGGCAAGAGCATAGCCTCGAGCGAACCGGAAAAGTCCACTCCCTCCGACCACCGGCATCTCTCTTACCTCCGACAACACTGTGTTTCTCCCAACTATGCTGAGTGTGCTCCCGTTATACTTCCCTTCAGTGAAAGCATAATTAAGTGTCATTAAGAGACCCAATTCACTCTGTGATGCAAATCCATAGATCCCTTGAGCTCTTCCCACGATTTTCGATGTATTCTCTGGACTCTCCGTTAATGGATCGTCGATCATCCTCATCCTACCGAACGTTGTTGGTGATGTCTTTGAGGATTCTGCTTGAGCAACCGTTATGGCAGTTGGGTTACGGCCACTAACAGTATCATGGAAGTAGAAGTGAAGGTGACTTACCTTCTCACGCTTAAGCTTCATGGATCCCGGTGGTAGAGTCTTAGAAAAGCTGTGAGATTCGCCGTCGACGGCAACCGTCGAGAAGGTGATGAAGATGGCTAAGAAAACGATGAGTTTAGGGAGAATTTTGGCCATTGGAGGCTTGATGGATTGTGAAGTCATCTTAGTGGTGTCTTGTGTTGATTGGGAAAGAGTGAATAAATTATTGGGTTGGGCTTGTGTTTGGATTTTATAAAGAAAAGGTGAGAAAGcagaaaggagaaaggagacagattgatttgattccaaagagagagacatggaaaagaaagaaaacgtAGCTGTTGTTGTGAATTGTGATGGTCTAAGGTGGTGGAGTGGAGGTTAGGGTTCACATGACCCACAGGTCTCTAATGGGATTGAAAGGTTGTCTAGGCTCCAAGAACGGGTCAGACTCAACCTTAAGTAGTAGTTTATCTGTATTTGAGTTGTTGTTTAGCTCTATAGTAAAATTATCTCATCTTCTTGTATGTAAGAAGACTTAGAGAGAATTTGGGGATCAAGACCAATCGCAAGGCATGAGACGACCCAAAAAGCACTTGAACATGATCAACTTTGGAAGCCTACTTGGGTATTGAGTAATTACCTGTACGAATGAgcaattcagatcttctacggtgcgctGTCTTGTCCTGTCTGTGTTGTGCAGACACAGGATCACGCACAATGATCATCTTACCCCTGCTTGGacgggggtaaggcagtcaatgTGCATCATCTTGTGACTACATAGCACCGTAGGACGGGCAGCTTGTGCCATAGAAAATCTGGATCCACAAATGAGAAAATCTGGATCCACAAATGAGTGTAGAGGCATATTTCGACCTCGTTTAATCGACTTCATACGCCTCATTTGAAAGGTGTCACTTCTTTGCTAGGGAAATGGAGGTTTCTATCACAACTTTTGTCCCTTTCTGGGCAAGAAGATGGACTCTTCATACTTTTGTGTTTATACTataatgccccccccccccctctctctctctctctctctctctctctccaactagTAATTCTTTGATAATATCATTGATACAACAAATTGTACATTCTTTCTTTGGCAGGTAATGATTGAAGAACTGAACCACTAGGCGTGGCAATTGAATAAAAGACATCGCTCACCTCTATCTCACATTGGAATAAGTCCTAACATGGCCTAGTGCCTCTTAAGGCCCGTCGAAATCAACCCGGCCATTTATACAAGTGAGtgacggaatacaagacatcaatcATTCCCCAACATGTATAAAGCAAGCTTACCATTTTACAATGACACCCTTGGCCCCTTCCCGTTGAATATTGGGGTAAAAGTTAGTTGGTGTGGGTGGCAGGGTCTAGGGAATGAATTCTATCTCCAAGTCTAATACTAATAGTCCATACTTACCCTCTCTCATTGTTACAGAGAGACTAATCCGATTGCGGATTATTTATCAAATCTGCAACAAAAAGTGGTGTGATTCTTTTGTTTTACAATATTTTCCTCCTTCTATTGTCGGTGAGATGGAGGCTGATGCTTCGAGAAGATCCTGTTTTCGgattagtttttagtttttattatcCGGAATGTCATTATCTTTTTGTTGATTGTCATGCCATTGGTGAGAATCTCAACCTTATGTCTTGCAGCAGTTTTTGGTTCCCTAGTTATTTTTCCAGGGtttatattctttattttaatacAAAAGATCTTTTAGCCAAAAAAGTCATGTTGTTAGGTTGATCAACTTTATGAAGGTTTTGTCAAGACTCATATGATCATGTTGAATTTTGAAGGAAACAGTAGTGTGTGATGAATGGTCATAATTCTCCAAGCATGTTAGAATAGGAAGTCAAATTCTACAGATCCCTCCACAGTTTTGAATGAATTTTCCACAACagaagaaaattgatgatatgGAAATAACTCAGCTCTTTCTAGGAAATAATCCATCCCGTGTAACTTGGGTTGGTTGATCATATGTCATGGTTTGTTTTTTGGAAAAGCTTGAGCTTCTATTGTGTGACCTCTGTCTACTATATGGATGGCTGATTTTATAATTGTTATTTTTGGCCAAATAGCTAAATTGGCGAATCGAGTTATTAGAATTTATTTATTCTAAAtaggaaatttattttttttttttcttattcattttAAGAGATTACTATTCTCAACTATGTTTCAAAATTAAACTCTATTCTTCCAAGTGGTCAGGTTTAATTGGATTAGAAAGGAAAGCCCTGTCACTCTGTCAGTAGCGTGTAAAACATTATGTTCAAATTTCATTCCATGGTTGGTGGAGCctttgttattggtgaagcctaatTTTGGTTTAGAAagtgcattcggtattctcgGAGGGTTGTTTCGGCCTCGAAATGACCTCGGATTTTCACACATCACTGCCAAGGGCGGTGTGTTGCGTcgggctcgtcgagatcttcgaaacaatatattttgggatatatgttATATTTTGGTCTGACCCTGTCTAGTTTGGCATTTTTAGGTCTCgaggcaattctgtactttctcgggttagggcttctctatttAATATTCTTATCTTTGGGAGGGCTGTAtgagaggttttgtaacatttccaaaggatagtgaaatctgttctattgctcggccatggatgtagcttcccatcttagGGGTGAATCACGTAAATTTCTGGTATTGTGtgtcttctctgtttttcgtttttcttctgcaaatcgtcaTTCTGGATGTTGTTTTCTTAATAGCCTTCTAGCTCAACAACTCTGCATTCTTcacataccccccccccccccccaaaaaaaaaaggttaattgGATTGAAAATTGACGAAAATGAAGTTTCCTCTATCACCTTGGAAGAAAAAGTCCACTTTTCCCGGTGTCCTTGGTGCgattcaaaataatatcacTAGGGTAAAAATGGTTTATGTATGTCAATTGTAGACTTTATGGTCTCAATTAGTACTGTatcaaaatttgaaacctaATGGAAGAACATACTGTTTCGTGCATTTGCATGCATCCCTATGTATATGCaagtgaatttttatcctaaGTAGTACTGCACCGTGCGgtggctgcagaggccatgtgcaacatgtggggcccgctgtgccacatggctTCTGTtgtgccgcacgatgcagtactacACCGTGCAGTTACAGGAGAAGATAACGATTCATATGCAAGTATGCTTTCAGTATTTCAACCATTATTGTGCATTCTTTCGCAGTcttggattttcaaagctctGTAAATGTAATTTACAAAAATTTGACTTATATAATTTACCACATGACAGTTGTTAGCACCTAAAGTCGTTGTGTACGTAATACCCCATTTATAGTTAGGCTGGTTTTAGGCAGACTAAAGTAGCAGGTTGGGCTAGGAATTGCCACCCTCGTTAGAAAACCCCAGGAAACACCACCAGAGGGACTATAATTTCCTAGTTCTTGTGTACCCATGGTGAAGGTCAAAGTCAAATGCAACAAGTGCTCGTTAACCAACCACGGTTAccaccaatttggatcctctactaccgagaGGCCCGGCAGAATTGTGCTGCCAAGACACGGTGAGGTGCATAATGATCGCCATACCCTTGCCCAAGCACCTTACTCAAGTGGAGGTAAGGTAGTCATTACGCGCCTCACGGTCCTGCCATGCAGTTCGACAATAGAGGATCTTGATCCAGCTACCACTCACAATAGAACCACAACCACACCACCCCAATGGACTCGACTGAAAATACTTCAACATTGCCAACTTTTCCACATAAAGCCAATAGGAGGGAGGCACTCCTCCAACTTTTAAGAAACCCCACCTCGGGCTCTTCTACGGCGTAGGGAGCGCCACAAATCTTGTGGTGTGGCACCTACTTCCACCTGCCCGGTACTGCCATGtgtgccccacacacaagcaaggcagaaaataccgccttacccctgtccaagCGCCTTACCTAagtgggggtaaaatggtaatttctgccttgcttgtgtgtggggtgcACTGTAATACCGGacaggtggaagtagaggatcaggACTCCTTTTGGACGACCTAGATCAAGTTGAAAATCCagatttcaaaatccaaaaatcctCTTGTACATAGCATGTGCACAATGCTCAGCTTTCCTAGTTGATCCAAGCCGTCCAAAGGGGAGCTCGTCCACGTGGCGAGCTGCGGTACCGTGCCACAAGATGTGCAACGCACTCGTGCGCCGTAAAGGAATAATAGTAAGTAACACTACAAAAAAGTTTGAGATGGGAACTTAAATAACActctgttttaaaaaaaaaactgaatcaacATTAGTTCTAATCAatcaaaaacaaagaagaaaagatcgAAATTTCCAACAATTCAAAGGAGATCGAAATTAAGCAGCAGGGATCAGTAATGGATGACATAAACATTATACTCCACAACAGCATCACCAGTATTAGGATCGAACCAGTGAGTCTTGGC includes these proteins:
- the LOC122643094 gene encoding dirigent protein 22-like produces the protein MTSQSIKPPMAKILPKLIVFLAIFITFSTVAVDGESHSFSKTLPPGSMKLKREKVSHLHFYFHDTVSGRNPTAITVAQAESSKTSPTTFGRMRMIDDPLTESPENTSKIVGRAQGIYGFASQSELGLLMTLNYAFTEGKYNGSTLSIVGRNTVLSEVREMPVVGGSGLFRFARGYALAKTHWFDPKSEDAVVEYNVYVIHY